One region of Quercus lobata isolate SW786 chromosome 2, ValleyOak3.0 Primary Assembly, whole genome shotgun sequence genomic DNA includes:
- the LOC115976060 gene encoding alpha/beta hydrolase domain-containing protein WAV2-like isoform X2: MVRIMIQRLNCNVFMLSYRGYGASDGYPSQHGITRDAQAALDHLSQRTDIDTSRIIVFGRSLGGAVGAVLTKNNPDKVAAIILENTFTSILDMAGVLLPFLKWFIGKNSKGPKILNFLVRSPWSTIDVVGQIKQPILFLSGLQDEMVPPVHMQMLYAKAAAHNRRCLFVDFPSGMHMDTWLAGGDHYWRTIQQFLEQYVPEKKENGSSGNNNDSKAS; encoded by the exons ATGGTCCGCATAATGATACAGAGGTTGAATTGCAACGTTTTTATGCTTTCATACCGAGG TTATGGAGCTAGTGATGGATATCCTTCCCAGCATGGAATCACAAGGGATGCTCAG GCTGCATTGGATCATCTTTCTCAGAGGACTGACATTGACACATCTAGAATTATTGTTTTTGGAAGGTCACTTGGGGGTGCAGTTGGAGCTGTGCTTACCAAAAACAATCCTGACAAG GTTGCTGCAATAATACTGGAGAACACTTTCACGTCTATTCTTGACATGGCTGGAGTTTTATTGCCCTTCCTGAAGTGGTTCAttggaaaaaattcaaaaggtcctaaaattcttaattttctcGTACGATCTCCATGGAGTACAATTGATGTCGTTGGCCAG ATTAAGCAGCcaatcctttttctttctgGATTGCAAGATGAGATGGTTCCCCCAGTCCACATGCAGATGCTGTATGCTAAAGCAGCTGCTCATAACAGGCGATGCCTCTTTGTGGATTTTCCTAGTGGAATGCATATGGATACTTGGCTAGCTGGTGGTGATCATTACTGGAGAACAATTCAGCAATTCCTTGAACAATATGTTccagagaaaaaggaaaatggatCATCTGGCAATAACAATG ATTCTAAGGCGAGCTGA
- the LOC115976060 gene encoding alpha/beta hydrolase domain-containing protein WAV2-like isoform X1, producing MVRIMIQRLNCNVFMLSYRGYGASDGYPSQHGITRDAQAALDHLSQRTDIDTSRIIVFGRSLGGAVGAVLTKNNPDKVAAIILENTFTSILDMAGVLLPFLKWFIGKNSKGPKILNFLVRSPWSTIDVVGQIKQPILFLSGLQDEMVPPVHMQMLYAKAAAHNRRCLFVDFPSGMHMDTWLAGGDHYWRTIQQFLEQYVPEKKENGSSGNNNAIDSFL from the exons ATGGTCCGCATAATGATACAGAGGTTGAATTGCAACGTTTTTATGCTTTCATACCGAGG TTATGGAGCTAGTGATGGATATCCTTCCCAGCATGGAATCACAAGGGATGCTCAG GCTGCATTGGATCATCTTTCTCAGAGGACTGACATTGACACATCTAGAATTATTGTTTTTGGAAGGTCACTTGGGGGTGCAGTTGGAGCTGTGCTTACCAAAAACAATCCTGACAAG GTTGCTGCAATAATACTGGAGAACACTTTCACGTCTATTCTTGACATGGCTGGAGTTTTATTGCCCTTCCTGAAGTGGTTCAttggaaaaaattcaaaaggtcctaaaattcttaattttctcGTACGATCTCCATGGAGTACAATTGATGTCGTTGGCCAG ATTAAGCAGCcaatcctttttctttctgGATTGCAAGATGAGATGGTTCCCCCAGTCCACATGCAGATGCTGTATGCTAAAGCAGCTGCTCATAACAGGCGATGCCTCTTTGTGGATTTTCCTAGTGGAATGCATATGGATACTTGGCTAGCTGGTGGTGATCATTACTGGAGAACAATTCAGCAATTCCTTGAACAATATGTTccagagaaaaaggaaaatggatCATCTGGCAATAACAATG CAATTGATAGCTTTCTGTGA
- the LOC115976059 gene encoding PHD finger protein ALFIN-LIKE 4-like isoform X3, which produces MDGGGQYNPRTVEEVFRDFKGRRAGMVKALTTEKENLCLYGFPNEQWEVNLPAEEVPPELPEPALGINFARDGMQEKDWLSLVAVHSDAWLLSVAFYFGARFGFDKADRKRLFTMINDLPTIFEVVTGTAKKQSKEKSSVSNHSSNKPKSGSKGQRGSESVKFPKPTKDEDEVVDEEDDDEHGETLCGACGENYAADEFWICCDICEKWFHGKCVKITPARAEHIKQYKCPSCSNKRARP; this is translated from the exons ATGGACGGTGGAGGACAGTACAACCCTCGCACAGTGGAAGAGGTTTTCAGAGACTTCAAAGGCCGTAGAGCTGGCATGGTCAAAGCCCTCACTACtg AGAAGGAGAATCTTTGCCTTTATGGATTCCCTAATGAACAGTGGGAAGTTAATTTACCTGCTGAAGAAGTGCCTCCGGAGCTCCCAGAGCCTGCTTTAGGAATCAACTTTGCCAGAGATGGCATGCAAGAAAAGGACTGGCTGTCTCTGGTTGCTGTTCACAGCGATGCATGGTTACTTTCAGTGGCATTTTATTTTGGTGCCAGATTTGGTTTTGATAAAGCTGACAG GAAACGTCTCTTCACTATGATAaatgatttgccaacaatatTTGAAGTTGTAACTGGAACTGCAAAGAAACAGTCCAAGGAGAAGTCATCAGTTTCAAATCACAGCAGCAACAAACCCAAGTCAGGCTCAAAAGGG CAGCGAGGATCCGAATCAGTCAAGTTTCCAAAGCCAACaaaggatgaggatgaggtagtggatgaagaagatgacGACGAGCATGGGGAGACCTTGTGTGGTGCTTGTGGAGAGAACTATGCTGCAGATGAGTTCTGGATATGCTGTGACATATGTGAGAAATGGTTCCATGGCAAATGTGTGAAGATCACCCCTGCAAGGGCTGAGCACATCAAGCAATACAAGTGCCCCTCATGCAGCAACAAGAGAGCGCGTCCTTGA
- the LOC115976059 gene encoding PHD finger protein ALFIN-LIKE 4-like isoform X1, whose translation MDGGGQYNPRTVEEVFRDFKGRRAGMVKALTTDVEEFYQQCDPEKENLCLYGFPNEQWEVNLPAEEVPPELPEPALGINFARDGMQEKDWLSLVAVHSDAWLLSVAFYFGARFGFDKADRKRLFTMINDLPTIFEVVTGTAKKQSKEKSSVSNHSSNKPKSGSKGQRGSESVKFPKPTKDEDEVVDEEDDDEHGETLCGACGENYAADEFWICCDICEKWFHGKCVKITPARAEHIKQYKCPSCSNKRARP comes from the exons ATGGACGGTGGAGGACAGTACAACCCTCGCACAGTGGAAGAGGTTTTCAGAGACTTCAAAGGCCGTAGAGCTGGCATGGTCAAAGCCCTCACTACtg ACGTTGAAGAATTTTATCAGCAGTGTGATCCCG AGAAGGAGAATCTTTGCCTTTATGGATTCCCTAATGAACAGTGGGAAGTTAATTTACCTGCTGAAGAAGTGCCTCCGGAGCTCCCAGAGCCTGCTTTAGGAATCAACTTTGCCAGAGATGGCATGCAAGAAAAGGACTGGCTGTCTCTGGTTGCTGTTCACAGCGATGCATGGTTACTTTCAGTGGCATTTTATTTTGGTGCCAGATTTGGTTTTGATAAAGCTGACAG GAAACGTCTCTTCACTATGATAaatgatttgccaacaatatTTGAAGTTGTAACTGGAACTGCAAAGAAACAGTCCAAGGAGAAGTCATCAGTTTCAAATCACAGCAGCAACAAACCCAAGTCAGGCTCAAAAGGG CAGCGAGGATCCGAATCAGTCAAGTTTCCAAAGCCAACaaaggatgaggatgaggtagtggatgaagaagatgacGACGAGCATGGGGAGACCTTGTGTGGTGCTTGTGGAGAGAACTATGCTGCAGATGAGTTCTGGATATGCTGTGACATATGTGAGAAATGGTTCCATGGCAAATGTGTGAAGATCACCCCTGCAAGGGCTGAGCACATCAAGCAATACAAGTGCCCCTCATGCAGCAACAAGAGAGCGCGTCCTTGA
- the LOC115976059 gene encoding PHD finger protein ALFIN-LIKE 4-like isoform X2 → MDGGGQYNPRTVEEVFRDFKGRRAGMVKALTTDVEEFYQQCDPEKENLCLYGFPNEQWEVNLPAEEVPPELPEPALGINFARDGMQEKDWLSLVAVHSDAWLLSVAFYFGARFGFDKADRKRLFTMINDLPTIFEVVTGTAKKQSKEKSSVSNHSSNKPKSGSKGRGSESVKFPKPTKDEDEVVDEEDDDEHGETLCGACGENYAADEFWICCDICEKWFHGKCVKITPARAEHIKQYKCPSCSNKRARP, encoded by the exons ATGGACGGTGGAGGACAGTACAACCCTCGCACAGTGGAAGAGGTTTTCAGAGACTTCAAAGGCCGTAGAGCTGGCATGGTCAAAGCCCTCACTACtg ACGTTGAAGAATTTTATCAGCAGTGTGATCCCG AGAAGGAGAATCTTTGCCTTTATGGATTCCCTAATGAACAGTGGGAAGTTAATTTACCTGCTGAAGAAGTGCCTCCGGAGCTCCCAGAGCCTGCTTTAGGAATCAACTTTGCCAGAGATGGCATGCAAGAAAAGGACTGGCTGTCTCTGGTTGCTGTTCACAGCGATGCATGGTTACTTTCAGTGGCATTTTATTTTGGTGCCAGATTTGGTTTTGATAAAGCTGACAG GAAACGTCTCTTCACTATGATAaatgatttgccaacaatatTTGAAGTTGTAACTGGAACTGCAAAGAAACAGTCCAAGGAGAAGTCATCAGTTTCAAATCACAGCAGCAACAAACCCAAGTCAGGCTCAAAAGGG CGAGGATCCGAATCAGTCAAGTTTCCAAAGCCAACaaaggatgaggatgaggtagtggatgaagaagatgacGACGAGCATGGGGAGACCTTGTGTGGTGCTTGTGGAGAGAACTATGCTGCAGATGAGTTCTGGATATGCTGTGACATATGTGAGAAATGGTTCCATGGCAAATGTGTGAAGATCACCCCTGCAAGGGCTGAGCACATCAAGCAATACAAGTGCCCCTCATGCAGCAACAAGAGAGCGCGTCCTTGA